The proteins below are encoded in one region of Drosophila santomea strain STO CAGO 1482 chromosome 3R, Prin_Dsan_1.1, whole genome shotgun sequence:
- the LOC120453629 gene encoding uncharacterized protein LOC120453629, which yields MDDKIILNDFSLTTLKDWLRILGQNTEGTKTELIARLQDIPTAVRGDCPPEHPQKNAPPGNDIFSSLDFQNCEINTDHVSVNAMNRKESTETGSERETNMFELQQLRAELAEAKAMLNGTRSSSQFQEQQQPEQSKATVSSVIQTAQFTQAGATKENTTFHSPQRSNERAESQRFPVDALALAKETITDYDGKTCARAWITVVKNIARTFNIDDNHLRILLITKLKGNAQVWLHAHPARLIEPIDNLLDQLSLTFGEQSSKAEIRRKFESRKWKTEENFCSYYDEKMALSNGINIDDDELLDQMIEGIPLQNFRTQARIQCFSTPSEMLRAFSNIRLPARREPPVQPTDYKDAIRCANCNSRGHKADICKKPKREPGSCYSCGQLGHLVAQCPTRKSVSTNNYNAS from the exons ATGGACGATAAAATCATCCTGAACGACTTTTCGCTGACAACCCTAAAAGATTGGCTACGTATTCTGGGCCAAAATACGGAGGGCACAAAAACCGAATTAATCGCGAGGCTGCAAGACATCCCAACGGCAGTTCGGGGCGATTGTCCACCGGAGCACCCCCAGAAAAACGCTCCACCAGGAAACGACATTTTTTCTTCACTGGATTTTCAGAATTGTGAAATTAACACCGATCACGTAAGTGTGAATGCAATGAACAGAAAAGAATCAACCGAAACTGGCAGTGAGAGGGAGACAAACATGTTCGAGCTACAGCAACTACGCGCAGAGCTAGCAGAAGCGAAGGCAATGCTTAACGGAACACGATCGAGCTCGCAGTtccaagaacaacaacaaccagagcaAAGCAAGGCTACAGTTAGTTCCGTTATCCAGACGGCGCAGTTTACGCAGGCTGGCGCCACAAAAGAGAACACAACATTTCACTCGCCGCAGCGATCCAACGAGAGAGCGGAGAGCCAGCGTTTTCCAGTTGATGCTCTCGCTCTCGCCAAAGAGACGATAACCGATTACGATGGGAAAACTTGCGCGCGTGCCTGGATAACAGTGGTCAAAAATATCGCACGCACTTTCAACATCGATGACAACCATTTACGCATCTTACTCATCACTAAACTTAAAGGAAACGCGCAAGTCTGGTTACATGCGCACCCTGCTCGATTGATCGAACCAATTGACAATTTGCTTGATCAACTGTCATTGACTTTTGGCGAGCAATCATCCAAGGCTGAGATCCGGCGAAAATTCGAGAGTCGCAAGTGGAAAACCGAGGAGAATTTCTGCAGTTATTACGACGAGAAGATGGCTCTCTCAAACGGGATAAACATCGACGACGACGAACTACTGGACCAGATGATAGAGGGCATACCGCTGCAAAATTTCCGTACCCAAGCACGGATTCAATGCTTCTCTACTCCGTCGGAGATGCTACGCGCATTTTCGAACATCCGTTTGCCAGCTCGGAGGGAGCCACCTGTACAGCCAACCGACTACAAAGATGCCATACGATGCGCAAACTGTAATTCAAGAGGACACAAAGCTGACATCTGCAAGAAGCCCAAACGTGAACCAGGTTCGTGCTACTCCTGTGGACAACTTGGACACCTGGTGGCACAATGTCCCACAAGGAAGAGCGTTTCAACTAATAATTAT AATGCCTCATAG